The genomic DNA TGGTTCTTCTACTACGCGGGCTGGGCCGACAAGCTCGATCACGCCGGCCTCGGCGCGAATCCGCGCTCGCTGGGCGTAGCCGGCCAGATCATCCCGTGGAACTTCCCGCTGCTGATGCTCGCGTGGAAGCTAGCTCCGGCCCTCGCTGCCGGCAACACCGTGGTGCTGAAGCCGGCGGAGACCACGCCGCTGACCGCACTCATCTTCGCCGAGATCCTGCAGCAGGCCGACCTCCCGGCCGGTGTGGTGAACATCATCACCGGTGCCGGCTCGACCGGAGCATCCCTCGTCCGGCATCCAGATGTCGACAAGGTGGCCTTCACCGGCTCCACCGGCGTCGGCCGTGACATCGCTCGCGCCGTCGCCGGTACGATGAAGAAGGTCACCCTGGAACTCGGCGGCAAGGCTGCGAACATCGTCTTCGACGACGCCCCCATCGACCAGGCCGTCGAGGGCATCGTCAACGGCATCTTCTTCAATCAGGGACACGTCTGCTGCGCCGGCAGCCGCCTGCTCGTGCAGGAGTCGATCCACGACGAGGTCATCGACCGGCTGAAGAACCGGCTTTCCACTCTGCGTCTCGGCGACCCCCTGGACAAGAACACCGACATCGGTGCGATCAACTCGGCCGCCCAGCTCGCCCGCATCCGCGAACTCAGCGACATCGGCGAGGCCGAAGGCGCCGAGCGGTGGACCGCCGACTGCGTCATTCCAGAGAAGGGGTTCTGGTTCGCGCCGACGATCTTCACCGGA from Microbacterium sp. LWO13-1.2 includes the following:
- a CDS encoding aldehyde dehydrogenase family protein; this encodes MSFLEYAPAPESKALLNLKDSYGLFIDGEFVDGSGASFSTISPADESRIAEIASASDDDVDRAVAAARRAYEKTWSKMSGRDRGKYLFRIARLVQERARELAVAESLDNGKPIKESRDVDVPLVAAWFFYYAGWADKLDHAGLGANPRSLGVAGQIIPWNFPLLMLAWKLAPALAAGNTVVLKPAETTPLTALIFAEILQQADLPAGVVNIITGAGSTGASLVRHPDVDKVAFTGSTGVGRDIARAVAGTMKKVTLELGGKAANIVFDDAPIDQAVEGIVNGIFFNQGHVCCAGSRLLVQESIHDEVIDRLKNRLSTLRLGDPLDKNTDIGAINSAAQLARIRELSDIGEAEGAERWTADCVIPEKGFWFAPTIFTGVEASHRIARDEVFGPVLSVLTFRTPAEAIAKANNTPYGLSAGIWSDKGSRILAVADRLRAGVIWANTFNRFDPSSPFGGYKESGYGREGGRQGLTAYLKGAAA